Genomic segment of Arachis hypogaea cultivar Tifrunner chromosome 16, arahy.Tifrunner.gnm2.J5K5, whole genome shotgun sequence:
ctaatatcATGTTTGCTATAGACTTTTCTCATTTGAAGGGTGAATTTTACATAGATTTTTTCttcttaaactattttttttatttatttgaaaatatgaatcatgtcataaatctttttaattatagaaattttaatactatatcacaaaattacttattttacaaatttaatttgttaataaaattaaataaaaataaatatttttttaatcactaaTCATCTATCAGAAAGACAAAgttttttcataatttaaaaatttttaattggtCTTCAATCATTTAAGTAGTTAGTCTAATAAACTGCTTTTATAAATCGTAACATACTGATGTGTCAAAAACTACTTAAACTAGTTATTTTGATGGTTAAGAACCAATTAAAGATTTTCAAATCAAAGGAGAGTTTAACTTTCGAACAAAtagttaaaaactgaaaataatatttattctaaATAATCATATCTTTATCATCTAAACTAatcattattaaataaaattaaaattaattattttaaggtttaaaaaatattgaaaacatCTAAtgctttattcatttatttaacaGAAAGATGATTACAATATTCCTGACATGGATGCTAGTTCTACTTCTACATGCGTATTACTATTACATACAATACCATTATTCACAAGAAGAGTAAATCCATGGAaatcaataatataataattacctTTGGtggaataatataataatataataattacctGGCACGTCAAGTTTTATGCGATTGGCAAACACTATGTAGTGGGTATCTGTGAAAGCCCAATCATGGATCATAAGGTGGTCTGGGATTCTAAACTCTTGCTTAtgtaacaacttgaaattggaATCGTATTCtataaaaacaagaaataaaatataagagCTAATAACCGgcaaatttatcaaaataaaataatctagCTAGTTGATACGTATTGAAAGggatattagaaaaaaaaaataatgccaTTATTATTGTAATAACTTAATTACCgctaaaagtaaaattgctgcGTGGAAGCAACATGTCTTCTGCATTGCAAGAAACAGTAAGTAGCCTGCTCTTACTAGAATCAACCTTATAGTGAGACAAAAGCCTCCTTGGTGGCATCTTAAACACACCTGTAATCAATAAATTACAGGTTAAAAATTTAAGAGTACAAGTCACTAAAATAGTGGTTTAATATTGAAGAGTTTGATTTAGATAGATTTtcgttttttattgtattttttagtctgataaactaataaaaaattaaaaaattatttaaaaatttattattgatctatatattattatatatatataatataatttaaatttctaacactTATTTAAGTAAACGAGTTAATTGATCATTCAACTAACTTCAATTCGTTTAAGAGTTTAGATAGTATTTATATTCATGCATGAgattaagtttaaatttttttctattgtcAGCATAAAAATAAAGCATTTGAGAATATTATTTATACTATTGAATATACTTAAAGAGTTAACTTGTAATAATTAAGATCCGTAAATTGAAAAATCAAtaaccaattttattttatttttctttgtttcccTTTGGGGTAAATGGAATAATCCTCAAAACAGATACACTAGTGCGCAAACAAGTACCTTGGAAAATACTGTTATGATATCACCTTGTGCCACACTAAGTTTTGCCACAATTattcattttcttatttatttatttaattcgatGGAAAGAAATTAGAAGCACTTCCATGTGTCGCTTAATTTGAATCCATACTTGCTTCTACTCCTACTTCTCCAGCTAACTTCCAACTCTAGATGGTTATGCTAATACGAGCAATTTCTTCGTTATATATGTACAACATTATAAATCAATAAATTTTAACAGTGAATATATGATAAAAGAAAAGACACATTGTTTGGTGCGTGAtgcataaaataaaactaaaattaactcTACGATCTAGATGTCTACAATATTTAATATAAGAACTAGGAGTTAGGACCAAAGGAACCACTTTAATTCGATTATTGTTCCGTTTTGCCCTGTCATAtactatattattaaatattaactatATTTTCTTCATAAATGCATTTACATTCAACAACTACTTAACCCTTGTGCAATGCATAAACTTAAATCTAATTAACTATATATAAACTTATCATAAAAACTGAGTTTTAGTTTCATTTTCTGAACAAAAAAAAGTTTCTAAACGTAACTTGGAGATTCAAgtgtttttaatcatttttaaaaaatagaaaaccaattACACTTACAAgtgtttttaatcattttaaaaaaatagaaaaccaattACACTtacataaaaaaaacaaattaaatataaaatatataataaagtaaataaaaacatATTTGCGCGGTTGAAGTTTTAAATGAAAgtgatgaaaataaaaataactttataGTTTGACATTTTTTATTAAACGATTTAATATAATATGTGTATTAATATTTTGACTATTATCCTATTCGAATTTGATCcttctaaattttagatttttattttagaaggtAAAATATAATCTCTCACTCTTGAAtgatttctctctcatatttttttttgtctcacttatgaaataaatgatgagaaatcacactttatcctctaaagtgaaatctaaaatttagaaaatccaaatccagGATTCACTTATAGAGCTGGAAATGAGTCAATGCAACTCGAActcgactcgttaatagctcgataagctgAACTCGTGAGCTGATGAGCCTAGTTTGAGTCTGTAATTGAGCTTATAGATTAAATGAGTTGAACTTGAGTTTGAATAAggtcagctcattagctcgtgagttggcttcgattatatatatatatatatatatatattaatgattttaattatttaaaattttatatttatttttatatataattttgatgtaaatataaataaaaaatttataatttactgATAGAtcgataataaataaatttgatctttttaaatattttttaaaatatataaattataatttattgaaatataattataaattatgttcCTATTATTTGAGTCAACTCGAGCCAACTCGTGAATTTTTGGTGAGCCgaattttaatttaagaaatagactcaattgttaatgagtcgaATCGCGAACcaagctcaatttttgtgagTTGAGTTTGAACTTGGTCTAACTCGACTTAGCTAAGTTCACTTCCACCTCTATTTACATAAAGACATTTTTATATTAGTAATcactttattaattaaataaatatttcaaCGCTTTATTATaggataatattaaaaaataaaaaataatcaaaacttgtcttattaatttttattaattaatataataattaataaaaattaaataaataaattatttttattattaattaaatttttttattatcaaatatttttgttattataagGGGATTGGCATAATGATACTGCTCACTTTCTTGCAAGAAAGGAGGAGTGGATAGATGAGTGTGTGTTTTGATCTTTTTTTGATCTACCACCTTTAATTTCATTGTGAGTTTTCCTACTGTATCTACTTTTACCTTTCActccaaaaaatataataatctaacTTGTATTATATTAATTGTCAAGCCCAAAAAAattcattattaatatatatttcatcatataataataataataataataatattttctatTATATATCTGAAATAAGTGTTCAAATTAATGATGCTTAAGAATTAAGAAAATGATTAGAAATTTATACTTTGATTTTAGACAAATTAATAAGAGCTATATGGAAAAAAATTACTTAAGGTTTGAGTCAATAGTCAAtttaatctttgatttttttttttttttgtttacaaaCAATCTGATATTTAactaaaattagataaattacaATCTGATTTCTAACTATGTAATAAAAGGTTCTGTTTGGATGAGATAAAGTTGTTTGTATCTAAGAAGTTGCTAACAACGActgaattaattaaatatttcaatCCAAAATCAAGAAGTTTTTAATCTATAATATGTATAATTATaccaaaaaaaagtttaaaaaattagtattttattaaaatttggttaatatttaatcaatatatatataaaaaataaataatcttatactattaaatataattttatattattaaaaatattaatgataattaattagtaactataaattataaaatctacTGACTCGATATTATAACACTCTTCGTTATACTAATTTATCGGACAGATTCTAAACACGAGAAAGTAAAAAAACAattcttttaactttttttttaattattatatgaagtgtgatttttattatatatttttaaataaaactaaaaaatataaaaaaataattaaaaaatattgaaaagatGTATTCTTAGAAAAAGTGTAATAatgtttaaataataattaataatggtCTAAACCAGAAAGCTGCTATAATATAACGCAGAAGAAGAAACGGACACATACCGTACAAAATAGGCTTCAAGAGGCCGGCAGCAACCTCCCATACACCATCACTATCTTCCGTCGAATCATCATGACCGTCCATCATGTTATACCGTCCGATCGTATCCAACGTCCCAGATTCAATCTCATAAGGCTCACCACCTTCCCACATGCATAGTAGCTTCTCCCCCCACCTCACCACACTAGTGTTCGCGACATTTTTCATTACCTTCGTATTCCCAACTTTCTTCCCACCTTTCAACACAGAAAACGGACCTCTATGCGTAAACCGCCACGTGTCAGTTTCTGGATCATGCTCTTCTACTTGCGCTTCTGTCTTAATGTATTTCGCCATGTACGTCACTCTATTGTTGTCAATCGTGAATGCTCTTAGGTATCCATGACCGTCTAGTGGGTGCACTGTGGAGCCGTGATCATCGGAGAAAAGCCCCGGTCCGGTTAGATAGTACGTGCCGGAGGGGAAATCCGACGGTATGACGCCGTCCACAAGGCGTAGCGTGATTGGTTGGGTTGTTTCGGATCGCTGTGAGACGAAGAGGAATTGGTAGTCCCAAAAGGCGGTTATGGAGTCATCAAGGTCTATAGATGGAGGAGGTACTACGGGGACGGCAACATGGGTTTCGGGTGCGGTTATGGATATTGCACGAGGTATGGTTGGTGGTGATGGCGGCAATGGAAGTTGTTGGGGAACCGGAATTTGCCTTATTGGAGGAGGAATGTATGTTGGTGTGGTCTGAATTGGTTTGGCGTTCATTTTTAGAGGTAAAGGCTTTTGGGTCTTGTTATGTGAAGGTGGCAACCAACATGTGATATATAAAGAGTTTATAGCACCCTGGAGTTTAAAATGCTTATTAGTACGTTCACTACTATTATTATacaattttgatataatatttataaaaatattattaaaattaaaataatattttttatatttttaatacttttaactattttttaagtGCTGTCAAAATTACATCCTTAACACTTCGATTTAACTATGTTTAATAATGTTTAACACTTCGATTTAACCAAATAAAGCATTTGAGAATATTATTTATACTATTGAGTATACTTGAGAGGAAGTATAGAGAGTCAATATATGTTCTGTACAATGCATATAATGGAGgttgattttaaattaaaattaaagtatcgAATGTTTATTTAAAGTTGTTCATATGTAAAGGTGTATTTGTGTGAAcagtttcaaatattttaaattgaatgttcgattcagtaggatatctaatatccggatggttattttaGATAATATAAGTAtattgtgtttgataaattaatAGTATCTTACTTTAGATGTTCGAATTTGTACGATAATAAATAATTACTTCATATTATTGGGCCAAAGAATCAAcccattatacacattatatACTTATTCCAAAATTCTTTACTTAAAGAGTTAACTTGTAATAATTAAGATCCTTATATTGAAAAATCAAtaaccaaatttattttattttactttatttcccTTTGGGGTAAATGGAATAATCCTCAAAACAGATACATTAGTGCGCAAACAAGTACCTTGGAAACTACTGTTATGATATCACCTTGTGCCACACTAAGTTTTGCCACCATTattcattttcttatttatttatttatttaattagatgGAAAGAAATTAGAAGCACTTCCATGTGTCGCTTAATTTGAATCCATACTTGCTTCTACTCCTACTTCTCCAGCTAACTTCCAACTCTAGATGGTTATGCTAATATTTCTTCATTATATATGTACAACATTATAAATCAATAAATTTTAACAGTGAATATATGATAAAAGTGTTAGTCTAAATAATTATTTTCGAAAGTTTAAGTTGATTCAAAATGCAGGTGAGGAAGGAAGTAAAGGCTGAAAAGACATACGTATAAGCATTAGGTGAAAATTATATGACACGGACTTAATTTTAACATCTTGATAAATCGAGCAGTCGCTCGAGTCActcgaataaaaaattaaatagtctTTTAAATGAAAAATCGAGCAGTTACACGAATAGGGAAGTTGATGGTTTTCTCTAAGTTATGAATTTTGTTGGTAACGTTCATGATTAAATAAGTAGGAAGAGTTATCTAAGAATTTGCATGCAAGACAGCATCATGTAATTAATGGTCGGTTATGGAAGTGAGTTATAAATATTAGTAAGTTTTAGGAAATAAGTCAGAAATACATTTAAGCACACTCATATCCCAGCAAATTCTTGAGTTTGCGTTCGAGTTCGAGTTCGATTTCTGTAAGGTTTCTTCCACTGTCTTTACCTTTCATTTATGATTCttgcaaaattttatttttcaaataaatttatctttcaagcatTGTTTAATTTCCATGTCCAATTTACATTTCGGTACCTTTAATTTCTATGTCTAAAGTTCTTTGATCCAATCGAAGAaattttaattgctttctttaaaattcaattcAAGCCATTTCGATTTCAGTCAATTTTACTTCTCGAATCCTTTATTTTACACTTCTTTAGCCTTTTGCACTTTTTGAACTTTTTTTCTATCTTCGCACTCGTCTAATTCGAGAACCTCTTATGTGCTTATAGAAACCTGATACCTGTAAAAGATGAGTTAGTTTCGCTCTcagaccattagaatcgaaccatTATCgatttattaaaaattgaaaaacaaaaagaaaagacacATTGTTTGGTGCGTGAtgcataaaataaaactaaaattaactcTAGGATCTAGATgtctaaaatatttaatataagaaCTAGCAGTTAGGACAAAAGGAACAACTTTAATTCGATTATTGTTCCGTTTTGCCCTGTCATATACTATATTATTAACTATATTTTCTTCATAAATGCATTTACATTCAAACCAACTACTTAACCCATGTGCAGTGCATAaacttattaaaattaattaactatATATAAACTTATCATAAAAACtgagttttagtttaattttctgaagaaaaaaaatttctaaacgTAACTTGGAGATTCAAGTGTttttaatcatttaaaaaaaaaatagaaaaccaattACACTTacataaaaaacaaattaaatataa
This window contains:
- the LOC112755301 gene encoding carotenoid cleavage dioxygenase 7, chloroplastic; the encoded protein is MNAKPIQTTPTYIPPPIRQIPVPQQLPLPPSPPTIPRAISITAPETHVAVPVVPPPSIDLDDSITAFWDYQFLFVSQRSETTQPITLRLVDGVIPSDFPSGTYYLTGPGLFSDDHGSTVHPLDGHGYLRAFTIDNNRVTYMAKYIKTEAQVEEHDPETDTWRFTHRGPFSVLKGGKKVGNTKVMKNVANTSVVRWGEKLLCMWEGGEPYEIESGTLDTIGRYNMMDGHDDSTEDSDGVWEVAAGLLKPILYGVFKMPPRRLLSHYKVDSSKSRLLTVSCNAEDMLLPRSNFTFSEYDSNFKLLHKQEFRIPDHLMIHDWAFTDTHYIVFANRIKLDVPGSVAAVCGISPMISALKVNPSKNTSPIYLLPRFPTKSKSNFRDWRVPLEAPSRLWLLHVGNAFELRHANGNLHIQITAAACSYQWFNFRNLFGYNWQNQKLDPSIMNIQGENNLLPHLVQVSIKLDSDHNCQECNVKAMKKWKKSSDFPTINPAFSGKRNKYLYAATTLGSRKTLPSFPFDTVVKLDSETDSVQTWTVGSRRFIGEPIFVPKSDLEEEDDGYLLVVEYAVSMQRCYLVILNPKMIGTSKALVARLEIPRHLNFPLGFHGFWAASGNQI